The genomic DNA aaaaaaaaaagaaagcatggagGAAATACTAGAGGGAGCCATCCTTATCTCACTATAAATCACAGAAACATACATTTACCAAATCTTAGGGATTTCCTCTTTGCAAAAACAGTAGATCGATATCCTCAGGCCCCATCTGCACTGACCTGAAAAATGATGCGGATTCAGAGCCTGCCCCCGAGTCCAAGCACCCCACAGACTCCCTGGTTTGAGACTGTTCCAAATACCAAGCCCTTTGACAGTGGAGCGTTGTATAGATGGTGTGATTAGAGGAACAGGTACAGAAGAGACTAATTTGGAAGACGAACAACAAGAATCAAGAAGCCGGGCGATTCTGAAACATGAGGTTGTACAGGAAACTTACTTCAGTTAAATTTTtagggacagggcttccctgatggcgcagtggttgagaatctgcctgccaaggggacacgggttcgagccctggtctgggaagatcccacataacgcggagcaactgggcccgtgagccacaattactgagcctgcgcgtctgcagcctgtgctccgcaacaagagaggccgcgatagtgagaggcccgcgcaccgtgatgaagagtggcccccgcctgccacagctagagaaagccctcgcacaaaaacgaagacccgacacagccataaataaataagtaagtaaataagtaaataaataaagttcattctgcaagtattaaaaaaaaaaatttagggacAGTCTGGACATGGGAGGGAGCACAGGTAGCAGAACTAATTAGAGATAAAGAGTGTAGCCCTATCCGGGGGTAAAGAAGCCCCCAAGCTGACAGGGTTAAATGCCTCTTTGGGGAAAATACATCTAACATTACGTGTTCCCTTATAACCAATGCATCGCTCATTGGAAGTAGCTGCTTTTCTAGGTCCCTACAGCCCTGATCCTTGACGGATGAACATGCTGTGAAAACGAATTCTCTCTGGCCCCAGCCTGGGAGGAAACGGGATTTGGGTGGAAGGACGAGGGCGCTGAATGAGGCGGGAACTGGATTCCAGCCTACTGGCTGCCCACACGGAAACAAAACCGGCCCCAGGAGCGAGCCTTGGCTACCACCCTGAGTTACGGGGGCCGACGGGATGAGGGCCCAGGGCTGGTCCTGCACACACAACAGGGCAGCACTAAGAGGACGTGAGGTAAAGGGAAAAAGCAAAGCCAGCCCCAGGGCCCTGAAGCTGTGGGGGGGGCAGGGCCCCATGGCAGGGAGCGGAGGACCCACGGTCACTGCTGGAGGTCATCCGAGCTAGCGGGGGCACAGGTACCCTGTTCACGGGGCTCAGTGCACCGCAGGACAGAACGGGCGTGCAGTTGAATTCACGTGGTACGAACACAGGGAACAGCTGGTGGACACACCAGCTAGATGGGTCCACCGAGCAGCGGGACAGGCGAGCATCAGCTGGTACCTGCAGCACTGCTATGATTCCACGTGCTGCGACACACTCGCTAGGATGGCcgagataaaaaacaaaatcaaaacagaacagaagtgtggacgaggatgtggagaaattggaacatttgtgcactgttggtgggaatgtaaaatggggcagcggctggaaaacagtatggaggtttccccTCAAAACTAAAGAtggaactaccatgtgatccattaattccacttctggatataaacccaaaagaactgaaagcagggtcttgaagagatatttgcacacccctattcatggcagcattattcacaatagctaaaacgtggaagcaacctaagtgtccaccaacagatcaACGGAGAagcaaactgtggtccatccagtcAATGGAAGatcattcagtcttaaaaaggaaggaaattctgcaatatgctgTGACCTGGATGAACCTGGTGGACATTATTccaggtgaaataagccagacacagagacaAATAACGTCTGATCCCACTTACATGAGGTCCCTACAGCAGTttaatccacagagacagaaagtaggtgctgggtgccaggggctgggagagggggctgcagagttagtgtttaatgattcagtttgggaagatgaagttCTGGAGCTGACGGTGGTGACAGCTGCACAAAAAATGTGAATATACCTAATGCCATCAAGCTGCACTCTTGAAATGGGTGAGATAGTAAACttaatgttatgtgtattttaccacaataaaacaaaaagggtgAATCTGCTGGCCAAGGGGCCACTGATGAGACGAGATGGGCACTAACCTGAGGACTGGTCCTAGGAGACCCTGCTGGGTCGCTGCCCTGCACTTGGGGTCTGGCACAGGGAAAGATGTTCTCATGGCCGGGACACCATCCCACTGGGGTGTGTCCACCACACAGGTGCAGAGCCAAACCCAGGATGCCCGGCTTAAGACACACGTGTCGCAGAGCGGGACAGGGACACACCTCACCCCACAGGCCCACGAGAGAGCCACAGCCAAAGGGAGTCATGGCAGGGCCAGAAGAAGGGATTTGAGAATTTCCACGCATCAGGAATGGCTGAAGTTTAAAACTAAAGCCACTAGCCAAGGAGTTGGGGTGAGACACGCTCTCTCCCCTCACCAGGCCGGAAGACGTTAGCGATGCCCGGGGTAGGGGTGTTCAGAGTCACTACTGCAACATAGAGCCCCAAGGAGAAAGCCATGGGATGTGGCGTCCGGGGCCCCAGGCAACGTGGGCAGTAAGGCAGATGGGTTCTCCTTGGTGCCCCCAAATATCTCAGACTCGGAGACTTACACGGATTTCAAGCCCCTGAACAGCCTTTCTCCAGAGCAGAGGGTCCTGGCTGACATCGTCCCCACCCCTGGGGGATTGGCATATTTGCTGGGATGTGTCCCAAGGCTCAGACCCCGCCAGCCCGTGGCTCTTGCCTTCCGGGGGCGTGTGGGGGTGGGGACGCGTGTTTACAAGCTCGAATCAGCCCACCTCAGGTTTTTGGTGGCTTCCGGACTCACAGGGACCAGGGCACAAACAGCCTCGtggagcagaggccagtgtgtctTAAATGAAGATCTGGGATTTTCACACGGAGCCCCCAGGCCCTGCCATCAGTACGCGGCTTAAGGATAGGCGCAGCCTTGGCCTGCCCGGGGTCCCTGCAGGCAGAGGGCCCTACTGGGGCCTCCTGGAAGACGGCTCCAggaaagggctgggggaggggctgatgCCAGAGGGCAAGGACCGTAGGGCCCATGGGGACACCCTTCCCTCTTTTACCTTTGTGGCCCAGAGCGATCACTTAAGTCTCTGAATGAGCCCCTAGTCGCCGAGAAGCTGCACCGCATTCAGCCGGAGCCTGCATTGTTATGCTGGCCAGCCCCTCGGGccacttcctccttcccaccGGCTGTGAGCACCTCCGGCCCCGCCCTGTCCCCACTGGGTCTGATCCACCGGCCCGGGGTGGGGCCCTCAGTTACCATTTGGAAAATGCTCCTGGGGCGATTTTGATAAAGTCCTCTTGAAACTGCAAGGACCCGGGCCTCAGCCAAGGTCGAAGATCTCAGACCCCCAGGTccagctgccccccacccagtCACCTCCTTGGCGACGAAAGGAGCACCTTCCCTGGGCGTGCGTTAGCTCtcctgcccccccgccccgcacctCTTTCCCTGACCCAACTCAGCCAAGAGCCTCAGACTCTTCCCTGGGCGGCAGGCGGTGGGCGCGGGAGACTGATCATACCTCCCCCCACCGGCTCCGCTGAGCCCGGCCGTCGCCATTTCCCTggaccctccctcctcctcctccccgcccGGCCGGGCTCACCCACCATGGCTGGTCTGCAGGGTGGGAAGTCCCGGGGGCAGGGTCAGGAGACCTGGAGAAGCTGGCGTGCAGTGAGGCCCCCGACCTCGGGTTCCACGTGcccacagccccctccccactggaGACTGGCCTGCCAGGGTAGGTAGGACCAGGCAGCATCCCAAGGGGGCCCGagcccaccccagacctcctggcccctccccgGGATCCCGAGGCCATTTTAACCTCGCCCTGACCTCCAGCCCTACATTCCTACCCAGTGCGGGGCCCGCACACACTCACGGGATTAAGTcggaaaaaacaatctttttatTTAACCCATACCTAGgttaggggtgggggagggccgcAGGAGGGGTCAGGGCCGAGGGGCGGCCCTGCAGAGAGGACCGCGGCGGCCGGGCCTCACTGGCGCGGGTCGGCCAGGACGCCTCGCTCGGCGGCGGCGCTGCCCAGGATGAAGCCCACGGCCAGGGACACGGTCTGGTCGAAGGAGCCGCGCAGCTGTTCCACGTGCTGGTTCAGGGTCAGCAGCTGGTCACGCAGCGGTCCCAGGATGGACACGATGTCGCCCAGGTGCCCCAGGGTCTGCAGAAGGGCGGCGTTCAGCGACGGCGGCGCGGGCTGCGGGGGCACGTGGTCCTCCGGGCGGCCAGGCGGCGagttgggatcttcccgggtggGGCCGGGGgacgacggcggcggcggcggcggcgaggcgGGGGCGCGGAAGGGCTCGGGGTCCTCGGGGCGGCCGGGCGCGGGGGTGAATGTGGAAACGGCCGTCGGGGAGCCGGGGGCGCGGGGCGCGTCCGCAGACTTGGGCGGGGACGGGCTGAACCTGAGCGTCCAGGCGGGGTCCGCGTCGGGTTCTCGGGCGGCGGGCAGCGGTGGGGCGCCTGGAACGCAGAGCGGGTGGTCGCGTGAGGcgcgcccacccctccccccggcCCGCAGTCCACTTCCCCCGGTCCGAggcgccccgcccctcccccaccccagcccacctaCCCGGCTCAGCGGGCGCGGCGGGGGCTGGCCGGCGGCCGCGCGGGGGGCGCCCGGGCCCGGGGGAGCGGCGGCGGCCGCGTCTGCGCCCGCTGTCGCCCAGCAGCCCCATGAGCTGGCGGATCTGCGCGTCGAAGGGCCCGGGCGGCTGACCGTGCGCGTCGCGGACCTTGTCCTTGAGGAACTTGTAGCGGCGGCGGCACTGCGCGGGCGTGCGCCGCACCTGCTGGCGGGCCAGCGCGGCCGACACGCGGCGGTAGGTGGGCAGCGCCTGGCGGCGGTCTAGCAACAGCGCTCGCCACACGGCCGGCTGCAGCAGCGTGCCTAGCAGCAGCTCCGTCTCGCGCGCGCTCCAGGGCGTGCGCTGCGCCGAGCCCGGGGATACGGGTGACCCGGGGGATGCGGGCGACCCGGGGGGCGCGGGCGCCGCCAGCGCGCCGGGCGAGACGGGCCTCCCGGGCGGGGTCCCGGGGACGCCCCCCGCCAGCCGCTGCTCGGAGTCCGGGCTGGCGGGGGACGGCGGCGCGGGCGGGGGCGGCCGCCGGGGCCGGAGCAGCATCCCGGGGCCGGCGGGCGCGCGGGGGTCGGGGCCGAGGCCCGGGAGAAGCCGCCCACACGCGCTCGGTGGGCCCTGCGCGTCCGCCTTCGGTAGGAGCGGGCGCCGGAGCCCAGCCGGGTCTAGGCGGCCCTCCCACcgctccgccccgccccgccccgcctctgCGCGCGCTAAGTTCAACTTGCCTGCTCCGGCGCCTGGGTCTCCCGGCCAGTCTTTGGGCCTCTAGGCCCTGAGCGCCTGGAGCAAACTTCTGCCCCCGCCCGCCCAGCGGTGAAGAACCTTCCCAACCGCCGTTTGTACTTCTTAACCTTCTCAGTTGAGGTACAAACAAATATGGCTACGTGCATTGGGTGCGCAATGTTTGATTCGTCATTACGCATGTGCCATGACCTTTCACCACTGCGCAGATGAAGCCATGGAACCTTCCAGTTCCAGAGGCTCCCTCGCgccttctcctttttcctctggtGCAGCCTAGATGTTGTTTGTAACCGTAATTGTGTTCTGGGTCTGCGCCCCGCCCCTCTTCCTCGTGTGCTCTTAGTCTGTGCAGGAGGTAGAGTTCATCGCTGCCTGCTGACAGCTTTCTGCTGGATCTGATAAAGAGCCAGGCCAGTGGTCAGACGTAGTGTCATAATTCACACGCACACTTCACAGAAAGAAACTTCTTTATTCTGATAAAGAATGGCTACAGTTAACATTGTGGTTGATACAGAGTATTGAGCCTCTACCCCCCTGAGAGATTAGGAATGAGACAAGCGTGCCCAACGTTACGGCTTCTGCTCAACCTTATTCtgtaagtcctagccagagcaataagacaagaaaaaggagtAGGAAGTATAGAGGTagcaaaggaggaaggaaagcagcCGCCACTTGCAAGTGAGATGTTTGTATATGTGGAAAGTACAAAACCTACAAGCacattattagaattaataaatgagctTAGCAAGGTCGTTGaatacaaaaataagcaaaagtcaattgtatttctgtatactgGCTACAGTAGTTTTGTAAAGCTCCTTAGTTGGGATAATTCTGTGTCCGAGTGGCACAGACAGCACAGAGTCCCTAACATCTTACTTGTCCGTGGAACTTTGGCAGAGCTAAGAAGTTAGCGTTGACGAAACCGCAGACTTACTGGGTTGTGCCCGGTTTCCTGCTGATGCcccttttctgtcccaggatcccatcccTGCACTGAGCTGCATTTAGTCATCCTGTCCCTTCAGTCCCCCCTGGGCCGTGGCTGTTTCTAAGTCTTGTTTTCCACGTCCTTGACAGTTTGAGGAGACGGGTCAGGTGTTTTGTGGtgtgtccctcaatttgggtttgtctgctGTCTTCTCATGATTAGAGTGGGGTTCTGGGTTCTGGGACGAGACCCAAGAGGATGCGTGACGTCAGCAGACTTGGGGCCATGATGCTGAGCCCCATCTCCGGTTAAGGTGgtgcctgcctctccccactgtcAGGTCACcctcttcctgtcctgccctgcagtgggggctggtcaccaggtCCCCTGCCGCCCACACTCGAGGGGGTGACAAACCACACCTCCACACTTTGGatttctcccagtt from Phocoena phocoena chromosome 16, mPhoPho1.1, whole genome shotgun sequence includes the following:
- the UTF1 gene encoding undifferentiated embryonic cell transcription factor 1; its protein translation is MLLRPRRPPPPAPPSPASPDSEQRLAGGVPGTPPGRPVSPGALAAPAPPGSPASPGSPVSPGSAQRTPWSARETELLLGTLLQPAVWRALLLDRRQALPTYRRVSAALARQQVRRTPAQCRRRYKFLKDKVRDAHGQPPGPFDAQIRQLMGLLGDSGRRRGRRRSPGPGRPPRGRRPAPAAPAEPGAPPLPAAREPDADPAWTLRFSPSPPKSADAPRAPGSPTAVSTFTPAPGRPEDPEPFRAPASPPPPPPSSPGPTREDPNSPPGRPEDHVPPQPAPPSLNAALLQTLGHLGDIVSILGPLRDQLLTLNQHVEQLRGSFDQTVSLAVGFILGSAAAERGVLADPRQ